In Limisalsivibrio acetivorans, one genomic interval encodes:
- the argH gene encoding argininosuccinate lyase, with translation MSDKPWAGRFKLPTNKFVEEFNASIHFDKRLYKYDVNGSIAHVRMLAACGIVTDEEADSIVEGLGNVLQEIEDGTFEFRTEDEDIHMAVEKRMTELVGPVGGKLHTARSRNDQVALDMRMYLRAEIEIIRGYLLELIKVLCDKAEAEMGAVMPGYTHLQTAQPILFSHYIMAYCQMLKRDYGRFTDCAERMNLSPLGSGALAGTTFPIDRDRTAEALGFDAPTENSLDSVSDRDFALEFLSAASICQMHLSRLSEELIIYSTSEFDFIELSDDFCTGSSIMPQKKNPDMPELIRGKTGRVYGSLMGMLTTMKGLPLAYNKDMQEDKEPVFDTADTIKASLKIFIPMMEKMQIKREKMRESASLGFSTATDLADYLVRKGVPFRQSHHIVGSAVAKALDKGCDISELTIEELKSFSNRIDEDVYSYITVDASVNSRAAKGGTAEKSVKEQIDNARKFIEDNS, from the coding sequence ATGAGCGATAAACCATGGGCGGGGCGCTTCAAGCTACCCACCAACAAGTTCGTTGAGGAATTCAACGCATCTATCCATTTCGATAAAAGGCTTTATAAATACGACGTAAACGGAAGCATCGCCCATGTGCGCATGCTCGCCGCCTGCGGTATCGTCACCGATGAAGAGGCGGACTCTATCGTCGAAGGGCTCGGCAATGTCCTTCAGGAGATCGAGGACGGAACCTTTGAGTTCCGCACAGAGGATGAGGATATCCACATGGCTGTGGAAAAGCGGATGACCGAGCTTGTGGGTCCAGTGGGTGGAAAACTCCACACAGCCAGAAGCCGCAACGATCAGGTAGCTCTTGATATGCGGATGTATCTCCGTGCCGAGATAGAGATCATCAGGGGCTATCTCCTTGAGCTAATCAAGGTCTTATGTGATAAGGCGGAGGCTGAGATGGGCGCGGTTATGCCCGGCTACACCCATCTGCAGACTGCCCAGCCTATCCTTTTCTCCCACTATATTATGGCGTACTGCCAGATGTTGAAAAGGGATTACGGTCGCTTTACGGACTGCGCCGAACGGATGAACCTTTCCCCCCTCGGCTCCGGAGCACTCGCAGGAACAACATTCCCCATAGACCGTGACAGAACAGCGGAGGCCCTCGGCTTCGATGCACCCACGGAGAACAGCCTCGATTCCGTTAGCGATCGTGATTTCGCCCTCGAGTTCCTGAGTGCCGCCTCCATATGCCAGATGCACCTCTCCAGACTCTCCGAGGAGCTTATCATATACTCCACTTCGGAGTTCGATTTCATAGAACTCAGCGATGACTTCTGCACAGGAAGCTCCATCATGCCCCAGAAGAAGAATCCGGATATGCCCGAGCTAATAAGAGGAAAGACCGGCAGGGTCTATGGTTCGTTGATGGGCATGCTCACAACGATGAAGGGACTCCCCCTCGCATATAATAAGGATATGCAGGAGGATAAGGAGCCTGTATTCGATACTGCGGATACCATTAAAGCCTCACTCAAGATCTTCATACCCATGATGGAGAAGATGCAGATAAAGCGTGAGAAGATGCGTGAATCCGCCTCCCTGGGATTCTCCACAGCCACAGACCTTGCGGACTACCTTGTGCGCAAGGGTGTTCCGTTCCGTCAGTCCCACCATATCGTGGGTAGTGCTGTGGCAAAGGCTCTGGATAAGGGGTGTGATATCAGCGAGCTGACAATTGAGGAACTGAAATCCTTTTCCAACCGTATAGATGAGGATGTATACTCCTATATAACCGTTGATGCCTCCGTAAACAGCAGAGCCGCAAAGGGTGGCACAGCGGAGAAATCGGTCAAGGAACAGATAGATAATGCGAGGAAATTCATTGAGGACAACTCTTAG
- the folE2 gene encoding GTP cyclohydrolase FolE2, whose protein sequence is MRDIQNEYDSRNIYIDKVGIKDIVYPIVLDDKQKGKQHTNARINMYVRLPHDFKGTHMSRFVEVLNRHREKMGISSVWDILKEMREKLESEESHIELFFKYFVEKTAPVSGLASMMDYTCEYYASSTGEEKDFILCVKVPVMTLCPCSKEISCHGAHNQRGEISIKVRFRKMLWIEELIDIAESSASSPVYPLLKREDEKFVTEKSYENPAFVEDVVRNCAEKLMKEPRIDWFEVSSENFESIHNHSAYAVIVRDKRNQKALGESGRI, encoded by the coding sequence TTGCGTGATATACAAAACGAGTACGACAGCAGGAATATATACATCGACAAGGTGGGGATTAAGGACATTGTCTACCCCATCGTACTTGATGATAAGCAGAAGGGGAAACAGCATACAAACGCCCGCATAAATATGTATGTGCGCCTTCCCCATGATTTCAAAGGGACCCACATGTCCCGTTTTGTGGAGGTTCTGAACCGTCACAGGGAGAAGATGGGGATCTCCTCTGTCTGGGATATACTCAAAGAGATGCGGGAGAAGCTTGAGAGTGAGGAATCCCACATCGAGCTTTTCTTCAAGTATTTCGTAGAGAAAACCGCACCCGTATCCGGTCTAGCCTCCATGATGGACTATACTTGCGAATACTACGCCTCCAGCACCGGTGAGGAGAAGGACTTCATCCTCTGCGTAAAGGTCCCGGTTATGACCCTCTGCCCCTGCTCCAAGGAGATCTCCTGCCACGGAGCCCACAACCAGCGGGGTGAGATATCAATCAAGGTACGTTTCCGTAAGATGCTTTGGATAGAGGAGCTCATCGACATAGCCGAATCCTCGGCAAGCTCGCCCGTATACCCCCTCCTTAAAAGGGAGGATGAGAAATTTGTCACCGAAAAATCCTATGAAAACCCCGCCTTTGTTGAGGATGTTGTTCGCAACTGCGCAGAGAAGCTTATGAAAGAGCCCAGAATAGACTGGTTTGAGGTCTCCAGCGAGAACTTTGAGAGCATCCACAACCACAGCGCCTATGCCGTTATCGTTCGTGATAAAAGGAATCAAAAAGCCCTGGGCGAATCGGGTCGGATTTAA
- the selD gene encoding selenide, water dikinase SelD, producing MADKKRLTEYAKAAGUAAKLGPADLAGMLDGLSRYRDERLLVGFETSDDAGLFKMPDGRILVQTVDFITPVVDDAHTFGRIAALNSMSDVYAMGGIPITAMSVFSYNCSAEEGLIREIMQGACDELTDAGCTLLGGHTVSDDEIKAGFAVTGVIEDDKYYRNCDLRPGDVLIYTKAIGIGILTTAIKAGKATNEQAEEVTKEMLISNRMAAELLRSYDVSAVTDITGFGLTGHACEMAKGAGLSIEINKSAIHVMEGAADFASQFVIPGGALSNQQFLGTDCTYEQMQDNSHIIYFDPQTSGGLLIGVCEDDAERMLSTLKDSGYPHVEVIGTVLPGGESPVVIK from the coding sequence ATGGCGGATAAGAAACGGCTGACAGAATACGCCAAAGCGGCGGGCTGAGCGGCTAAACTGGGTCCGGCGGACCTGGCAGGAATGCTTGATGGATTATCCCGCTACCGGGATGAACGACTGCTTGTGGGCTTTGAAACAAGCGACGATGCTGGTTTGTTCAAAATGCCCGACGGCAGGATACTGGTTCAGACGGTGGACTTCATCACACCAGTGGTGGATGATGCGCACACCTTCGGCCGTATAGCTGCGCTCAACTCCATGAGCGATGTATACGCCATGGGCGGCATACCCATTACAGCCATGTCCGTTTTCAGCTACAACTGCTCCGCCGAAGAAGGGCTTATCCGTGAGATAATGCAGGGGGCCTGCGATGAGCTCACCGATGCGGGGTGTACTCTTCTGGGGGGGCACACCGTAAGCGATGATGAGATCAAGGCGGGCTTTGCCGTAACCGGCGTTATCGAAGACGATAAATACTACCGCAACTGCGACCTGCGCCCAGGCGATGTTCTCATATACACAAAAGCCATCGGAATCGGCATCCTCACAACGGCCATAAAGGCTGGCAAAGCCACCAATGAACAGGCTGAGGAAGTTACTAAAGAGATGCTTATTTCGAACCGGATGGCGGCGGAATTGCTCAGAAGCTACGATGTATCAGCCGTTACCGACATCACAGGCTTCGGGCTCACAGGGCATGCATGTGAGATGGCTAAGGGGGCTGGACTCAGCATAGAGATAAACAAATCGGCTATCCACGTCATGGAGGGTGCGGCGGATTTTGCTTCCCAGTTCGTCATACCCGGCGGCGCACTCTCCAATCAGCAATTCCTTGGTACTGACTGCACATATGAGCAGATGCAGGATAACTCCCACATAATATACTTCGATCCCCAGACCTCCGGCGGCCTGCTCATAGGGGTTTGCGAGGACGATGCTGAGAGGATGCTCAGCACACTGAAGGATTCGGGGTATCCCCACGTAGAGGTTATCGGTACAGTCCTGCCAGGCGGCGAATCACCTGTAGTAATAAAATAA
- a CDS encoding sensor histidine kinase — protein MKLLKRITLHSAVFALFIALSAMASAYFFFSHTVKERAISQQTECLSISEVRLLESLDSLQVYPGIAGFTVPDNEIGYTFSRRQLQSVLEGYSEINAIAAADSSGEIWFSMSKDKPLFIDDNIGDRPIFQSPLRTGSGYVAGVQRTVGGDVFMDISTPMYNPNIEGSAVGVSVFRLSLEPLNTALTCPGTSGERMFLFNTKTGDLVLGDMDETLFPGIYRSVSSMQDDSGVIDKWGESIAYSRFSYLNLNLTLASVREKAAVMNTLNAPFAGFAAITLFASLAGIYFFFISIKGNFAPLREALSNCTAILGRIEAKQTRSDNELETIAAGTGAVRLRIESLLDQLERMEEEIEERVKLRTESLQALVSELEGKLEDEAGKSVRKDQLMVRQSRLAAMGEMISNIAHQWRQPLNALALTVQDIEDTFRHGGIDEDYIVDVVENSMELIQHMSTTIDDFRNFYRTNKEVVEFDVREAVDEAVNIIHASLDNFRIELIMDAEDGVMAKGFPNEFAQVVLNLLSNAKDAVIENRRKERYIKISIASLGEKSLVRILDNGGGIPEQILVNVFEPYFTTKEQGKGTGIGLYMSKMIIENNMGGNINIENREHGTEVSIVL, from the coding sequence ATGAAGCTCCTCAAAAGGATAACACTCCACAGCGCCGTATTCGCTCTGTTTATCGCATTGAGCGCAATGGCATCTGCCTACTTCTTCTTCAGCCACACAGTGAAAGAGCGTGCAATCAGCCAGCAGACCGAATGTCTCAGCATCTCTGAGGTGAGACTACTGGAAAGCCTTGATTCCTTGCAGGTTTACCCCGGCATCGCAGGCTTTACCGTTCCGGACAACGAGATTGGCTACACCTTCTCACGCAGACAGCTTCAGTCCGTTCTGGAGGGCTACAGCGAGATTAACGCCATAGCAGCAGCTGATTCATCGGGGGAGATATGGTTTTCGATGAGCAAGGATAAGCCCCTTTTCATTGACGACAACATAGGTGATCGACCTATTTTTCAATCCCCCCTCCGAACCGGCTCCGGATATGTTGCTGGTGTTCAGCGAACGGTTGGCGGCGATGTTTTTATGGACATATCCACACCGATGTATAATCCCAATATCGAAGGGAGTGCAGTGGGAGTGAGCGTCTTCAGGCTGTCTCTGGAACCACTTAATACAGCCCTCACATGCCCCGGAACTAGCGGGGAGAGGATGTTTCTTTTCAATACAAAGACGGGCGACCTTGTTCTCGGCGATATGGATGAAACGCTCTTTCCGGGTATATACCGTAGTGTATCCTCCATGCAGGACGATTCCGGTGTTATAGATAAATGGGGGGAGAGCATAGCATACTCAAGATTCTCATACCTTAACCTCAATCTCACCCTTGCATCGGTTCGTGAAAAGGCCGCCGTTATGAACACTTTAAATGCCCCCTTTGCAGGTTTTGCCGCCATAACGCTCTTTGCATCCCTTGCTGGGATATATTTCTTTTTTATATCAATCAAAGGTAATTTTGCCCCGCTCAGGGAGGCTCTTTCAAACTGTACAGCCATACTTGGCAGGATTGAAGCGAAGCAGACTCGCTCGGATAACGAACTCGAGACCATCGCCGCAGGCACCGGAGCCGTTCGGTTGCGCATAGAAAGCCTTTTGGACCAGCTGGAGCGAATGGAGGAGGAAATAGAGGAAAGAGTGAAGCTTCGGACCGAGAGCCTGCAGGCCCTTGTATCTGAACTTGAGGGGAAGCTTGAGGATGAGGCTGGCAAGAGCGTACGTAAAGACCAGCTTATGGTTCGCCAATCACGCCTTGCCGCCATGGGAGAGATGATAAGCAACATCGCCCACCAGTGGCGCCAGCCCCTTAACGCACTCGCCCTTACAGTGCAGGATATCGAGGATACCTTCCGCCACGGTGGTATTGATGAGGACTATATCGTTGATGTTGTGGAAAACTCCATGGAGCTTATCCAGCATATGTCCACCACCATTGATGATTTCCGCAACTTCTATAGAACAAATAAGGAGGTTGTTGAGTTTGATGTACGTGAGGCCGTTGATGAGGCGGTTAATATTATCCACGCAAGTCTGGACAACTTCCGCATAGAGCTGATTATGGATGCCGAAGACGGTGTAATGGCCAAAGGCTTCCCCAACGAGTTTGCCCAGGTTGTACTTAATCTGCTCAGCAATGCCAAGGACGCAGTTATTGAGAACAGGCGCAAGGAAAGATACATAAAGATAAGCATCGCCTCCCTTGGGGAGAAGAGCCTTGTGCGTATTCTGGACAACGGAGGCGGAATCCCCGAGCAGATCCTCGTGAATGTGTTTGAGCCCTATTTCACAACCAAGGAGCAGGGGAAGGGTACAGGAATAGGCCTGTACATGTCTAAGATGATAATCGAGAATAACATGGGCGGAAACATCAACATAGAGAACAGGGAGCATGGAACCGAAGTGAGCATTGTTCTCTGA
- a CDS encoding tetratricopeptide repeat protein yields MLTLLISVAVSVAASLGLYYATYSFAWAIALAVLLIILINVLMGRHFLNKLKGLFASVEKDLKAGRNEKAIEKLKDGYQYANWQFFVKEQINSQIGMILYANKKFEDARPYLEKGFKKNWMGLAMLAALYYKDKNMEKAIKTMETAVKNAPKEGFPYSFLAWLHVQNNETDKAIDVLGRGTKKNPLDERLESDIELLKNGKKLKMERYGTVWMQLHLGKLPEGAKHYQQFLANQRIKRK; encoded by the coding sequence ATGCTTACTCTCCTCATTTCCGTAGCAGTTTCCGTAGCCGCTTCCCTAGGGCTTTACTACGCCACATACAGCTTCGCCTGGGCAATCGCTCTGGCGGTACTGCTCATCATCCTAATCAACGTTCTTATGGGAAGGCACTTCCTCAACAAGCTAAAGGGTCTCTTTGCCTCTGTGGAGAAGGATCTCAAAGCTGGCAGAAACGAAAAAGCCATTGAAAAGCTTAAGGATGGATACCAGTATGCAAACTGGCAGTTCTTCGTAAAGGAGCAGATCAACTCCCAGATAGGTATGATCCTCTATGCCAATAAGAAGTTTGAGGACGCAAGACCGTATCTTGAGAAGGGCTTCAAAAAGAACTGGATGGGTCTTGCCATGCTCGCCGCCCTTTACTATAAGGATAAGAATATGGAGAAGGCGATAAAGACCATGGAAACCGCCGTTAAGAACGCTCCGAAGGAAGGCTTCCCCTACAGCTTCCTCGCCTGGCTCCACGTTCAGAACAACGAGACGGATAAGGCTATCGATGTTCTCGGTAGGGGAACCAAGAAGAACCCCCTTGATGAGAGGCTTGAGTCCGATATAGAACTGCTTAAGAACGGTAAGAAGCTCAAGATGGAGCGTTATGGAACGGTCTGGATGCAGCTTCACCTCGGCAAACTCCCCGAGGGGGCAAAGCACTATCAGCAGTTTCTTGCAAATCAGCGCATTAAGAGAAAGTAA
- the dnaX gene encoding DNA polymerase III subunit gamma/tau has translation MSYLALARKLRPQNFDEIVAQEFVVTTLKNAMEMDRLVHAYLFTGPRGVGKTSTARIFAKALNCLSPKGVNPCNECENCLEITGGTSMDVIEVDGASNRGIDEIRDLREAVKFFPVKCRKKVYIIDEVHMLTEQAFNALLKTLEEPPEHALFILATTDPQRIPATIISRTQKYDFRKIPFERMYSSLSEILAKEGIEYDEDALNLVIRNSDGCMRDSLSMLDQIIAYTNGRVDESNTAFLLGYSEASIIVELFKAILEERKEDIAGHITELTSKGVNLKFAAESLIEHTRNLLFYMTGGGTLKGLTSYEEELYSDLSLRVTEHRLFALFQIFQKLLNDLKFFSFDQYVFEFAMYKAASFSAVIPVTGGTPQAAVSSARQSPARSAQQSPSHKAPRQESPSQGGGDKWQEMIKHISEENAPVASYLSNVYLSRVEGDTLYIGVAEEKRFYVQMLEKPETRDYLNKTAGKFYPGVSYIKAVLDSEPKKKTVTEKKKERETYYERKTKKEAGENEVVKQLKQEFEGEILDIKVLGTPDGDSEQTE, from the coding sequence ATGTCATACCTCGCACTCGCCAGAAAACTCAGGCCGCAGAACTTTGATGAGATAGTCGCACAGGAATTTGTGGTGACTACCCTCAAAAACGCCATGGAGATGGACAGACTTGTCCACGCCTACCTCTTCACAGGCCCCCGTGGCGTGGGTAAAACCTCCACTGCACGTATATTCGCAAAGGCTCTCAACTGTCTCTCACCAAAGGGTGTTAATCCGTGTAACGAGTGCGAAAACTGCCTTGAGATAACAGGCGGAACATCCATGGATGTGATAGAGGTGGACGGTGCCTCAAACAGGGGTATCGATGAGATTCGTGACCTGCGTGAGGCGGTTAAATTCTTCCCTGTGAAGTGCCGGAAGAAGGTGTACATCATCGATGAGGTGCACATGCTCACCGAGCAGGCGTTCAATGCCCTGCTCAAAACCCTTGAGGAACCTCCAGAGCATGCCCTATTCATCCTTGCAACAACCGATCCCCAGAGGATTCCTGCAACTATAATATCCCGTACCCAGAAATACGACTTCCGTAAGATACCCTTTGAAAGGATGTACTCATCACTCAGCGAGATCCTTGCCAAAGAGGGGATCGAGTACGATGAGGATGCCCTTAACCTTGTCATACGAAACTCGGACGGATGCATGCGGGATTCCCTCTCCATGCTGGATCAGATAATAGCATACACCAACGGGCGTGTGGATGAATCGAACACGGCCTTCCTCCTCGGCTACTCCGAGGCGAGTATCATCGTAGAGCTTTTCAAGGCTATCCTTGAGGAGCGTAAGGAGGATATAGCAGGGCATATCACCGAGCTGACCTCAAAGGGTGTTAATCTCAAATTTGCCGCAGAGAGCCTCATAGAGCATACCCGCAATCTGCTTTTCTATATGACTGGCGGGGGAACCCTCAAGGGCTTAACAAGCTATGAGGAGGAGCTTTACAGTGATCTCTCCTTAAGGGTTACAGAGCATCGGCTCTTCGCCCTCTTTCAGATATTCCAGAAACTGCTCAACGATTTGAAGTTTTTCAGCTTCGATCAGTATGTTTTCGAGTTCGCCATGTATAAGGCGGCCTCTTTCTCTGCTGTTATCCCTGTCACGGGGGGAACACCCCAGGCTGCGGTATCATCTGCCAGGCAGTCCCCGGCGAGAAGTGCCCAGCAGTCCCCTTCCCATAAAGCCCCACGGCAGGAGAGCCCATCCCAGGGGGGTGGTGACAAATGGCAGGAGATGATAAAGCATATCTCCGAAGAGAACGCTCCCGTAGCCTCATATCTCAGCAACGTTTACCTCTCCCGTGTGGAAGGAGATACGCTCTATATAGGTGTTGCAGAGGAAAAGCGATTCTACGTGCAGATGCTTGAGAAGCCGGAGACGAGGGATTACCTGAACAAAACTGCCGGTAAGTTCTATCCTGGTGTTTCATATATCAAGGCTGTTCTGGATTCGGAGCCGAAAAAAAAAACGGTAACTGAGAAGAAGAAGGAAAGGGAAACCTACTACGAACGCAAGACAAAGAAGGAAGCCGGAGAAAACGAGGTCGTTAAACAGCTCAAGCAGGAATTCGAAGGCGAGATTCTTGATATAAAGGTTCTAGGAACACCGGACGGCGATTCGGAACAGACTGAATAG
- a CDS encoding ferritin family protein: MNLELLQALKTAYNAEVEGMRAYLKFAKQTEVVSGKNMLIQLALDEIDHMELVGKFMEKMIKGEVYEGAEVPKGRLSGFMPDVSDASLQKTEKATVGDDEALKIALVHEEKARDFYLEQAEKADDPAAKKLFSDLAAVEQKHFEIIRAEMEFIQQDGFWFDMMEFSLEK; this comes from the coding sequence ATGAACTTGGAATTACTTCAAGCACTAAAGACGGCTTACAACGCAGAGGTTGAGGGTATGCGTGCATACCTGAAATTCGCAAAACAAACAGAGGTTGTAAGCGGCAAGAACATGCTTATTCAGCTTGCACTCGATGAAATAGACCACATGGAACTCGTGGGTAAGTTCATGGAGAAGATGATCAAGGGTGAGGTATACGAAGGCGCAGAGGTCCCCAAGGGAAGGCTTAGCGGCTTTATGCCCGATGTGAGCGATGCCAGCCTCCAGAAGACCGAGAAGGCTACGGTTGGTGATGACGAGGCGCTCAAGATAGCCCTTGTACACGAGGAGAAGGCGAGAGACTTCTACCTTGAGCAGGCGGAGAAGGCTGACGACCCGGCGGCGAAGAAGCTTTTCAGCGATCTGGCCGCAGTTGAGCAGAAACACTTCGAAATCATTCGTGCAGAAATGGAATTCATCCAGCAGGATGGCTTCTGGTTCGACATGATGGAGTTCTCTCTGGAGAAGTAA
- a CDS encoding radical SAM protein, producing the protein MSINAKDFMNQAGTFLRGRMPGQVIIQMTDYCNAKCPQCGMRVQEKFQRSKLEQDKVRRIIDRAAQNSVTALSFTGGEPFLHTDELIGHINHASKAGIRFIRTGTNAFFCMGSEKPDFEDKIKRLAEKLASTELYTIWFSLDSWNAEVHEESRGLPGVVKGMEKALPIFHEFGIHPSANLGINRHVACGKLPEKLDSEDAKQTFYSSFREGFKRFYRNAAGLGFTIVNACYPMSAEENAVYQAESADMMVSFTKTEKIQLFSALYDTIPEFRSELRIFTPRTSLLSLIRQYSGDDYADYACRGGLDFFYIDGVKGHAYPCGFRANDDFGPYENLDTTGGVPKADCRICDWECFRDPSTLMGPVTEFFEHPAGLLSRVLNDKQFFRLWMEDLRYYKACDYFNCRQQPDYDKMAKHAEKQKAKKSVNLIEAVGS; encoded by the coding sequence ATGTCCATAAATGCAAAGGATTTCATGAATCAGGCAGGAACCTTCCTGAGGGGAAGGATGCCCGGTCAAGTCATTATACAGATGACAGACTACTGCAACGCAAAATGCCCCCAGTGCGGCATGCGTGTTCAAGAGAAGTTCCAGCGGAGCAAGCTGGAGCAGGATAAGGTACGCAGGATCATCGACCGTGCCGCCCAAAACAGCGTAACCGCTCTCTCCTTCACAGGCGGAGAGCCCTTTCTCCATACAGATGAACTCATAGGCCACATAAACCACGCCTCAAAGGCCGGCATAAGGTTCATACGTACTGGCACAAACGCATTCTTCTGCATGGGGAGCGAGAAGCCCGACTTTGAGGACAAGATAAAGCGTCTCGCGGAGAAGCTTGCGTCCACTGAGCTATACACCATATGGTTCAGCCTCGATTCATGGAATGCGGAGGTTCATGAAGAGAGCCGTGGACTTCCCGGCGTTGTGAAGGGTATGGAGAAGGCACTCCCTATCTTCCACGAATTCGGCATACATCCATCGGCAAACCTAGGGATAAACCGCCACGTTGCCTGCGGCAAGCTTCCGGAAAAGCTCGACAGCGAAGATGCAAAACAAACGTTCTACAGCTCCTTCCGTGAGGGTTTCAAAAGGTTTTACCGCAACGCCGCCGGCCTCGGTTTCACCATAGTAAACGCCTGTTATCCGATGAGTGCAGAGGAGAATGCGGTCTATCAGGCGGAATCCGCCGATATGATGGTGAGCTTCACAAAGACAGAGAAGATACAGCTCTTCAGCGCACTCTACGATACAATCCCCGAGTTTCGCTCCGAGCTCCGTATCTTCACACCCAGAACATCGCTCCTTAGCCTTATCAGGCAGTACAGCGGGGATGACTATGCAGACTACGCCTGCCGTGGCGGTCTTGATTTCTTCTATATAGACGGAGTTAAGGGGCATGCCTACCCATGCGGATTCAGGGCAAATGATGACTTTGGCCCTTATGAGAATCTGGACACAACCGGCGGAGTTCCCAAGGCGGACTGCCGCATTTGCGACTGGGAGTGCTTTCGTGATCCATCTACGCTTATGGGCCCTGTAACGGAGTTTTTCGAGCACCCCGCCGGTCTTCTGAGCCGTGTGCTTAACGATAAGCAGTTCTTCCGCCTCTGGATGGAGGATCTGCGCTACTACAAGGCTTGTGATTACTTCAACTGCCGCCAGCAGCCAGACTATGACAAGATGGCAAAACACGCCGAGAAACAGAAGGCTAAGAAATCCGTAAATCTCATTGAGGCTGTTGGTTCATAA
- a CDS encoding aminotransferase class I/II-fold pyridoxal phosphate-dependent enzyme has protein sequence MNALAKELNELIAKDNPAVLEMLSELGKNLFMPKGIVTQSAEAKEKAHKFNATIGIALENGQPMYLQCVYDNLSKYAPKDIFPYAPSSGKPELRKRWKQKIFDENPTLSGKATSNPVVTNALTHGLNVVGDMFLDKGDYVVLPDKFWGNYRLGFSVIGGAEIATYETFTEEGGFNVQALLDKVEECGRIKGKAVAILNFPNNPSGYTPTVAEATAIADGLTAIAEKGIKVIAVTDDAYFTLFYEDTIKESIFGLLTGRSKNLLPVKLDGATKEEFVWGFRVGFITFGATESSEQKDMMAALEKKVTGLIRGTISNCPHPSQTFVLNSLDDECFKEQKQQKFELMKERALKFKEVLNTGKYLEQFEYYPFNSGYFMCLKLKNVDAEELRVHLLDNYGIGTISVNKTDLRIAFSCVEASDTEELLDGIFAGCKDLAK, from the coding sequence ATGAACGCTCTCGCAAAGGAACTTAACGAACTTATCGCCAAAGACAACCCGGCAGTGCTTGAAATGCTCTCTGAGCTGGGCAAGAATCTTTTCATGCCCAAGGGTATCGTAACCCAGTCCGCAGAAGCAAAGGAAAAAGCACATAAGTTCAACGCAACTATCGGCATCGCCCTGGAAAACGGTCAGCCGATGTATCTTCAGTGCGTATACGACAATCTCAGCAAATACGCACCCAAGGATATCTTCCCCTATGCACCCTCTTCGGGTAAACCTGAACTCCGCAAGAGATGGAAGCAGAAGATATTCGACGAAAACCCGACTCTCAGCGGCAAGGCTACGAGCAACCCCGTTGTGACAAACGCCCTTACCCACGGACTTAACGTTGTGGGCGACATGTTCCTTGATAAAGGGGACTACGTTGTTCTCCCCGATAAATTCTGGGGCAACTACAGGCTAGGCTTCTCCGTTATCGGCGGTGCTGAGATCGCAACGTATGAGACTTTCACAGAGGAAGGGGGCTTCAACGTTCAGGCTCTTCTCGACAAGGTTGAGGAGTGCGGAAGGATCAAAGGCAAGGCCGTTGCGATCCTTAACTTCCCCAACAACCCCAGCGGATACACGCCCACCGTTGCAGAGGCAACAGCCATTGCAGACGGACTCACTGCCATCGCAGAGAAGGGTATCAAGGTAATCGCTGTTACAGATGATGCTTACTTCACCCTCTTCTATGAGGACACTATAAAGGAATCCATCTTCGGCCTTCTTACAGGCAGAAGCAAAAACCTTCTCCCAGTTAAGCTCGATGGAGCCACAAAAGAGGAGTTCGTTTGGGGATTCCGTGTGGGATTCATCACCTTCGGCGCTACGGAAAGCTCCGAGCAGAAGGATATGATGGCGGCACTTGAGAAGAAGGTTACCGGACTTATCCGTGGAACCATCTCAAACTGCCCCCACCCCTCACAGACATTCGTTCTCAACAGCCTTGATGACGAATGCTTCAAGGAGCAGAAACAGCAGAAGTTTGAGCTTATGAAGGAAAGGGCCCTTAAATTCAAAGAGGTGCTTAACACTGGCAAATACCTCGAGCAGTTCGAGTATTACCCCTTCAACTCCGGCTACTTCATGTGCCTTAAGCTCAAGAATGTGGACGCAGAAGAGCTTCGTGTCCACCTCCTTGATAACTACGGAATCGGAACGATATCCGTTAACAAAACAGATCTGAGGATCGCTTTCTCCTGCGTGGAGGCTTCGGATACAGAAGAGCTTCTGGACGGAATCTTCGCCGGATGCAAGGATCTTGCTAAGTAG